In Spartobacteria bacterium, one DNA window encodes the following:
- a CDS encoding glycosyltransferase, with protein sequence MIQDMTVSVIIPVFNGSLFIAACLKSVLAQSYPAMELILVDDGSTDDTLMRIPECVTVLHTGGRRGAGFARNLGATKAKGDVLFFTDADVEVPADWIAKGVFAIKEHHVPCGGGGYAGPLKQVFVQQFAHEELVFRRRKQKGFVQTLVSNNLFCRRDVFEEMGGFPTDYQAASSEDMEFSWNVSRKYKLWWDETNGVYHNYTNTVPLYLRQQKRFARDAVPMLLNNTNLIKGQTHHGKQLYIEVFCTGVIWLGVLLYVITPLICMVGLGGLIAVNGGTLMHMLRARGLSFAVKSVPMIFLRNSAVLVGIAQGLLSTFFVR encoded by the coding sequence ATGATACAAGATATGACCGTTTCGGTGATCATACCAGTATTTAACGGATCGCTGTTCATCGCTGCGTGTCTGAAATCTGTGCTTGCGCAAAGCTATCCTGCGATGGAGTTGATTCTTGTAGATGACGGCTCCACGGATGATACATTGATGCGCATTCCTGAATGTGTGACAGTGCTGCATACTGGTGGTCGAAGAGGTGCAGGTTTTGCGAGGAATCTGGGGGCAACTAAAGCTAAGGGGGATGTATTGTTTTTTACGGATGCGGATGTGGAAGTTCCCGCAGACTGGATTGCCAAGGGGGTTTTCGCAATTAAAGAGCACCATGTGCCTTGTGGAGGCGGTGGATATGCCGGTCCTTTGAAACAGGTTTTTGTGCAGCAGTTTGCCCATGAAGAATTGGTTTTTCGGCGCCGAAAGCAGAAGGGATTCGTGCAGACACTGGTTTCTAATAACCTATTTTGCCGACGTGATGTTTTTGAGGAAATGGGCGGCTTTCCCACTGATTATCAGGCAGCTAGCAGTGAAGATATGGAATTTTCCTGGAACGTATCCCGTAAGTACAAGCTGTGGTGGGACGAAACAAATGGGGTATATCATAATTACACGAACACTGTTCCACTATATTTGCGCCAGCAGAAACGGTTTGCAAGAGACGCCGTTCCGATGTTGCTAAATAATACAAATCTGATTAAGGGACAAACACACCATGGAAAGCAACTGTACATCGAAGTATTCTGTACAGGGGTTATTTGGCTAGGAGTACTTCTTTATGTGATCACCCCGCTTATATGTATGGTAGGTCTGGGTGGTTTGATTGCGGTGAATGGAGGAACACTAATGCATATGCTGCGTGCTCGCGGGCTTAGTTTCGCAGTCAAATCTGTTCCTATGATATTTTTGCGTAATTCTGCGGTGCTGGTAGGTATTGCGCAGGGCCTTTTATCAACTTTTTTTGTCAGATGA
- a CDS encoding radical SAM protein, translating into MRVAIVSPPFLPNFCRSQRWPVVNRTRAMRYPDWLAYAAGVIEKDGFDLAFRDFIAEEAILKDVADWVGEWKPDLLVMDATTPSIYNDIKCAQMCKSANAGTHISFVGPHVTVLPKETMMEAGGAVDSIAMGEYDYTIRDLARTLDGGGHLDQVEGLAWGGATDFVRNKARVPIENLDELPLPPWHFLDVSRYRNNTYLFPYLDQISGRGCPNLCQFCQWPQVMHGRRYRYCSPERVVAEMLESFQRYKVKEIFFEDDTLTANRKRLREVCELILQQNIRMKWSCNSRVDWADLELMKLMKEAGCRMVLIGPESGSQTILDNVRKGIRVEQTTAFVTTAKKAGLATHSCWVMGLPGETRETMAQTVHFVKSLDTDTIQASSVMPQVGTELYNWAMEQGYLTARSWADYAMQGEQTAVMEYPNLSQQEMNAAVNNLLRSFYFQPHVMFRLLRQSISHPSLLSSYWTGFIMLIKYLFSRAKVVEKLSN; encoded by the coding sequence ATGCGCGTAGCCATTGTCAGTCCCCCGTTTTTGCCCAATTTTTGTCGTTCCCAGCGATGGCCTGTTGTGAACCGTACGAGAGCTATGCGCTATCCGGATTGGTTAGCTTATGCGGCGGGGGTAATCGAGAAAGATGGGTTTGACCTTGCGTTTCGCGATTTTATTGCTGAAGAAGCGATCCTGAAAGATGTGGCGGACTGGGTCGGAGAATGGAAGCCAGATTTACTGGTGATGGATGCTACGACACCTTCGATATATAATGACATTAAGTGTGCTCAAATGTGCAAATCTGCCAATGCAGGGACACATATCAGTTTTGTTGGTCCCCACGTTACAGTATTGCCGAAAGAAACGATGATGGAGGCTGGGGGGGCAGTTGATTCAATCGCCATGGGTGAATATGACTATACGATCCGTGATTTGGCCCGCACACTGGATGGCGGCGGTCATTTGGATCAGGTTGAGGGACTGGCATGGGGTGGAGCGACAGACTTTGTCCGTAATAAGGCAAGAGTCCCCATCGAAAATCTGGATGAGCTGCCATTACCTCCGTGGCATTTCCTAGATGTGTCGCGGTATCGGAATAACACCTATTTATTTCCTTATCTGGATCAAATCAGTGGACGTGGCTGTCCCAATTTATGCCAATTTTGCCAGTGGCCGCAAGTGATGCATGGTCGCCGGTATCGCTATTGCTCCCCCGAACGAGTTGTAGCCGAAATGCTGGAATCCTTTCAACGCTACAAAGTCAAAGAAATCTTTTTCGAGGACGATACGCTGACCGCAAACCGTAAACGATTGCGCGAAGTGTGTGAACTGATTCTGCAGCAGAATATCCGCATGAAATGGTCCTGTAACTCACGGGTGGATTGGGCCGATCTTGAACTGATGAAGCTCATGAAAGAAGCCGGCTGCCGCATGGTGTTGATTGGCCCGGAAAGTGGGTCGCAAACGATTCTGGATAACGTTAGAAAAGGTATTCGGGTCGAGCAGACGACAGCATTTGTAACCACAGCAAAAAAAGCGGGATTGGCAACTCATTCTTGTTGGGTCATGGGGTTGCCTGGGGAAACCAGAGAAACAATGGCGCAAACCGTTCATTTTGTTAAATCGCTGGATACGGATACTATTCAGGCGTCCTCCGTTATGCCGCAGGTGGGTACCGAATTGTATAATTGGGCCATGGAACAAGGGTATTTAACGGCCAGAAGCTGGGCTGACTACGCTATGCAGGGAGAACAGACTGCCGTAATGGAGTATCCTAATTTGTCCCAGCAGGAAATGAATGCGGCAGTAAATAATTTGTTGCGGAGTTTTTACTTTCAGCCGCATGTGATGTTTAGGCTGTTAAGGCAATCTATATCCCATCCATCTTTACTTTCTTCTTACTGGACAGGTTTTATCATGTTGATAAAGTATTTGTTCAGCCGGGCAAAAGTTGTTGAAAAATTGTCGAACTGA
- a CDS encoding Gfo/Idh/MocA family oxidoreductase → MVQNHEIYSRTYHRQQCLMKKLNVVFIGAGWVCTARHIPCFSKHPLIRCFGVVDTSESTARDVSKKFNMPNYSTSPDPQTIDWLSAADVICVTAPPMYHYKWLTWALDHNKHILTEKPVALGRKQGLELFEKARNYPGMFCVTHNTLFTKSAKKAREFIQSGKLGTVTDYNINLYNSPQRHLPDWYDSLPFGLLYDELSHFLYQADSICPNLSVHSAQVFASRTGLNATPSTAKITLLSQHLPVFLSLHFESPLCEWHITISGTKGMLIIDMFRDIFVFIPNDNEHRAIDQIRTILCGIGFYMTGFIASGIRHFRKQLLFGTDEVINKFIDGCTGSKAPKLINLDAAERIYNLLCDCIDALEKGRVDFNSKINLPKF, encoded by the coding sequence ATGGTTCAAAACCATGAAATATATTCCCGAACATATCACCGTCAACAGTGCCTCATGAAAAAACTTAATGTCGTATTTATCGGTGCGGGTTGGGTCTGCACAGCCCGACATATTCCTTGCTTTTCCAAACATCCCCTCATTCGTTGTTTCGGGGTTGTAGACACAAGTGAATCTACGGCCCGAGATGTCTCAAAAAAATTCAACATGCCGAATTACAGTACGTCCCCTGATCCGCAAACCATCGACTGGCTATCTGCGGCAGATGTCATTTGCGTAACAGCACCTCCTATGTATCACTATAAATGGCTAACATGGGCTTTAGATCATAATAAGCATATTCTCACTGAAAAACCTGTTGCTTTAGGACGCAAACAAGGATTAGAGCTGTTCGAGAAGGCGCGAAACTATCCGGGCATGTTTTGCGTCACGCACAATACTCTGTTCACCAAATCAGCAAAAAAAGCACGCGAATTCATTCAATCAGGAAAACTCGGTACGGTCACAGATTACAATATCAACCTGTACAACAGCCCACAGCGCCATTTACCTGATTGGTATGACAGCCTGCCTTTCGGACTTCTCTATGATGAATTGTCGCACTTCCTCTATCAGGCAGACAGCATCTGCCCTAATCTAAGCGTCCACTCGGCACAAGTATTTGCTTCACGAACAGGCTTAAATGCGACGCCATCCACCGCCAAAATCACACTGCTCAGCCAGCATTTACCCGTATTTCTTTCGCTTCATTTCGAAAGCCCTCTGTGCGAATGGCATATCACTATATCCGGTACAAAAGGTATGCTGATAATCGATATGTTCCGCGACATTTTCGTATTTATCCCCAATGATAATGAACACAGAGCCATTGATCAAATAAGAACGATTTTGTGCGGGATAGGATTCTATATGACTGGCTTTATTGCCAGTGGAATAAGACATTTTCGTAAGCAACTGCTATTTGGAACAGACGAGGTGATCAACAAATTTATCGATGGTTGCACCGGGTCAAAGGCTCCCAAACTAATAAATCTTGATGCCGCAGAACGCATCTACAATTTACTTTGTGACTGCATTGATGCTTTGGAAAAGGGCAGGGTCGATTTTAACTCGAAAATCAACCTTCCAAAGTTTTAG
- a CDS encoding NAD-dependent epimerase/dehydratase family protein: MKLAITGATGFIGSHVVDQALARGYKVRILTRRPITREDWLQDNVEVFHGDVRDAATLKPFLTGMDYLCNVAGVNTPASNQRENIFSSNVDGVKQILTLASECGISRMIHTGSTAALGCSGKSLMNDENTEFNLWNASTDYERSKYLGEKAALQLHKDHRIPVIIAEPAACVGPGDVKPTYTGKLIIDFITGKLPGYFDIRHNYVDVRDVALGHLLALENGRPGQRYLLCGDDNILMSEYFGMISAITGVSAPKLKLPLWIVLPMAYGFHALWRLTKKDPFVRVSTVKRAMLDLYYSNNKAKEELGYTPHSLKKALFDEISWFKTMKYIPEHITVNSAS; the protein is encoded by the coding sequence ATGAAACTGGCAATAACCGGAGCCACGGGATTTATCGGATCACATGTCGTAGATCAGGCACTCGCAAGAGGATACAAGGTTCGCATTCTCACCCGCAGACCGATCACACGCGAGGATTGGTTGCAGGACAACGTGGAGGTCTTTCATGGGGATGTACGTGATGCGGCCACGTTAAAACCATTCCTTACGGGGATGGATTACTTATGTAACGTCGCAGGAGTCAACACACCGGCGAGCAATCAGAGGGAAAATATCTTTTCAAGTAATGTTGACGGTGTGAAACAAATCCTCACTCTAGCCTCGGAATGCGGGATATCCCGTATGATACACACAGGCAGTACAGCAGCTCTTGGCTGTAGCGGGAAAAGCCTGATGAATGACGAGAACACCGAATTCAACCTATGGAATGCATCGACAGATTATGAGAGATCCAAATATCTCGGGGAAAAAGCAGCCCTACAACTCCACAAAGATCATAGAATACCAGTCATCATCGCGGAACCAGCAGCATGCGTGGGTCCAGGCGATGTTAAACCTACCTATACCGGGAAACTAATCATTGATTTCATTACAGGGAAGCTTCCTGGATATTTTGATATCCGCCACAATTATGTGGATGTCAGAGATGTCGCATTGGGTCACTTGTTGGCATTGGAAAACGGACGTCCGGGGCAACGCTATTTACTTTGCGGGGATGACAATATCCTCATGTCTGAATACTTCGGTATGATCAGCGCAATTACAGGTGTATCCGCTCCCAAACTCAAACTGCCTTTATGGATAGTGCTACCTATGGCATATGGGTTTCATGCGCTTTGGCGACTAACCAAAAAAGACCCGTTCGTCCGCGTATCGACCGTGAAACGTGCGATGCTGGATTTATACTACAGCAACAATAAAGCAAAAGAAGAACTCGGCTACACGCCTCATTCGCTGAAAAAGGCTTTATTTGACGAAATTTCATGGTTCAAAACCATGAAATATATTCCCGAACATATCACCGTCAACAGTGCCTCATGA